A stretch of Pseudomonas sp. LRP2-20 DNA encodes these proteins:
- a CDS encoding SCO family protein — translation MRSTDWLALVAVLWILSAVAFAHEGHAPEGPNPQPAPPAMTSGGGTRDAQTWFTDTVLKDQNGRALRFYSDVLKDKVVMLNVIFTHCTDACPLITRKLRDVREAMGPELASQVTFVSISSDPLNDTPAALKAYAEKQGVDSANWLFLTGDKADVDLVLGRIGQFLPSPEQHSTQLIAGDVAGKRWSKIRPDAPPAAIAQRMQLLAQPLAGR, via the coding sequence ATGCGCAGTACCGACTGGCTGGCCCTGGTGGCCGTGCTGTGGATCCTCAGCGCGGTCGCTTTCGCCCACGAGGGTCATGCGCCGGAGGGGCCCAACCCGCAACCGGCACCGCCGGCCATGACCAGCGGCGGTGGTACCCGCGATGCGCAGACCTGGTTCACCGACACCGTGCTCAAGGACCAGAACGGCCGCGCGCTGCGCTTCTACAGTGATGTGCTCAAGGACAAGGTGGTGATGCTCAACGTGATCTTCACCCACTGTACCGACGCTTGCCCGCTGATCACCCGCAAGCTGCGTGATGTGCGCGAAGCCATGGGGCCGGAACTGGCCAGCCAGGTGACCTTCGTGTCGATCAGCAGCGACCCGCTCAACGACACCCCGGCAGCGCTCAAGGCGTATGCCGAGAAGCAAGGCGTGGACAGCGCCAACTGGCTGTTCCTCACCGGCGACAAGGCCGATGTCGACCTGGTGCTGGGGCGTATCGGCCAGTTCCTGCCCAGCCCCGAGCAGCACTCGACCCAGCTGATTGCCGGTGACGTGGCCGGCAAGCGCTGGAGCAAGATCCGCCCGGATGCACCGCCCGCCGCCATCGCCCAGCGCATGCAGCTGCTGGCGCAGCCTTTGGCCGGGCGCTGA